Genomic segment of Arachnia propionica:
AGGAAGCCTGGCCGGTTGGGCAGCGGTGTCCCTCACCCGCTGGTTGAAACGCGCGGAAACCGGGCAGGCGCTTCGCAGCGACCACCTGGTCGGGGCAGAGGCCCGCGTCATCACGGACATTCCGGAAGGTGGTTTTGGTGAAATCCGGATCGGCACCCACAAGCGTGCGGCGCGGGCGGAACTGCCGATCCCCGCAGGAACCCCGGTCTGGGTTTCCGGTGTCCTGTCCCCCACGGCCGTCGAGGTTCGTCCCACCGCCGATGAACCTCCCCAGTACTGAACAGAAAGGTTCGCACATCCATGAATAATTTCTCCTCCCTGGTCACCGGAGTAGGCGGCATAGTTCTACTGATCGCCCTGGTGATCTGGCTGATTGCCAGCAGGTACCGGGTGGCTCGTCCGAACGAGGCCTACATCATCACGGGCCAGAAGGGCAAGGCGGTCACCAACCCCGAGACCGGTCTGGTTTCCACCGACCTGTCCGGTCAGAAGGTCATCATGGGCGGCGGTGTCTTCGTGATTCCCCTGATCCAGCGTCTGCACGTGCTCGACCTGTCCAGCCGCCGCATCATGGTGCAGATCCGCAACGCAGTCTCCGGGCAGGGCATCAAACTGAACCTTGACGGCGTCGCGATCGTCAAGGTGGGGGGCAACGAGGATTCCATCCGGGCCGCCGCGCAGCGCTTCCTGATGCAGCAGGAAGAGATCGAGACGTTCACCCAGGAAACCCTCGCGGGTGCGCTCCGGTCCATCGTCGGCGGTCTTTCCGTGGAGCAGATCATCCGTGACCGCGCCGCCTTCGCCCAGCGGGTGGCAGACGAGTCCGAGGCCTCCCTGACCGGTCAGGGCCTGGTGCTCGACACCTTCCAGATCCAGGACATCACGGACGACGGCACCTACCTCTCCGACCTGGGACGTCCCGAGTCGGCCAAGGTCGGCCAGATCGCCGCTATCGCTGAGGCCAACGCACGTCGTGAGGCGGAGCAGGCGAGGCTGGCGGCGGAACAGGAGATCGCGATTTCGGAGCGCGAACTGGTGCTCAAGGAGGCCGAGATCAAGGCCGAAACGGATGCCGCCCGCGCCCAGGCCGCGGCCGCCGGGCCGCTAGCCCAGGCCGACCGCGACCAGGCCATCCTCACCGAGCAGGAGAAGGTGGCCGTGCGCCAGGCCGCTCTGAAGGACCGCCAGCTCGACACCGAGGTCCGCAAACCTGCAGACGCGAAGCGGTACG
This window contains:
- a CDS encoding flotillin family protein, with protein sequence MNNFSSLVTGVGGIVLLIALVIWLIASRYRVARPNEAYIITGQKGKAVTNPETGLVSTDLSGQKVIMGGGVFVIPLIQRLHVLDLSSRRIMVQIRNAVSGQGIKLNLDGVAIVKVGGNEDSIRAAAQRFLMQQEEIETFTQETLAGALRSIVGGLSVEQIIRDRAAFAQRVADESEASLTGQGLVLDTFQIQDITDDGTYLSDLGRPESAKVGQIAAIAEANARREAEQARLAAEQEIAISERELVLKEAEIKAETDAARAQAAAAGPLAQADRDQAILTEQEKVAVRQAALKDRQLDTEVRKPADAKRYETETAAQGRRNSEIFEAEARKAAAIANAEAQAETARLTGEGEKQRRAALAEAEAIEGARRGEAEKARRIAEADAVRAEGEAKAAAALAVGTAEAEAMNKRAAAFANYNEAAVLQMLIEVLPQVAEKVAAPMGSIDKLTVVSTEGAAALPRQVNDNVLQTVEMIKNTTGIDLLDILKGHTNGKVLKGETAE
- a CDS encoding NfeD family protein — encoded protein: MSVFLILGIAGVMVLLVSLILGDLLDSALHFDGLDSEVFSTSVIAAFVGAFGFGGVAVHEFTDSVWLASLVGLVAGSLAGWAAVSLTRWLKRAETGQALRSDHLVGAEARVITDIPEGGFGEIRIGTHKRAARAELPIPAGTPVWVSGVLSPTAVEVRPTADEPPQY